One window of Chitinispirillales bacterium ANBcel5 genomic DNA carries:
- a CDS encoding PAAR domain-containing protein, whose protein sequence is MMAARITDMTAHGGTITGPGAPNVLIGKMVAARMGDMHMCPMVTPGMPPVPHVGGPIVGGCPTVLIGKAPAARQGDMCVCVGPPSSIVIGCPTVLIGSGGGGGGGGGGASASQASAAKALKEGKIKPVEGTETFPVDIQAALAQMNKYCAPEEVAQKVKEIGEALAAAGEQQKTEPLTIKDIIEILKEVEKEEGYEAARHFASHLNYGKLTDIAKAFISGENSDPDNDPNLMPTRFMLLYGMDDNKIKEMDDHPDSFEGEEHKINVKNLRRGLKLLGYDIDDENGPFDDKVWVALVQHLASLPFQKKFENVHTVTEGDDLGSIAKDYGIISWKYLYEINKEVIGDNPDLLSVGTELQIPQWDDTQGDEKIKAKGAKLHHYVNGLRYQYVWVPFSVSLCNGSSVIYEEVKPPEQHTGMSEDNNEDNHYVDTEMENGESTALHTNEPLHIPENTEYLIKMLKTNEVVCTGILNSATEIATLLPHTCDFRIGVHGIPLMLGNQLHVHPDDLTENSEG, encoded by the coding sequence ATGATGGCAGCCAGAATAACCGATATGACAGCCCACGGCGGTACAATTACCGGTCCGGGAGCACCCAATGTACTTATAGGAAAAATGGTGGCGGCTCGCATGGGTGATATGCACATGTGCCCCATGGTGACTCCGGGGATGCCTCCTGTGCCCCATGTGGGAGGACCTATCGTTGGAGGATGCCCCACTGTACTTATCGGAAAGGCTCCGGCCGCCAGACAAGGGGATATGTGCGTCTGCGTCGGCCCCCCTTCAAGTATCGTTATCGGCTGTCCCACAGTTCTCATCGGCTCCGGTGGGGGAGGTGGTGGCGGGGGCGGCGGAGCGTCCGCGTCGCAGGCAAGCGCTGCCAAAGCACTTAAAGAGGGGAAAATAAAGCCCGTGGAGGGAACCGAAACCTTTCCCGTTGACATTCAGGCAGCGCTTGCACAGATGAATAAGTACTGCGCCCCTGAAGAGGTCGCGCAAAAGGTTAAAGAGATCGGGGAAGCGCTGGCCGCAGCCGGGGAGCAGCAAAAAACGGAACCGCTCACCATAAAAGATATCATCGAAATCCTAAAAGAAGTCGAAAAAGAAGAGGGTTACGAGGCCGCACGACACTTTGCCTCACACCTCAATTATGGTAAACTCACCGACATCGCGAAAGCATTTATTTCCGGGGAAAACAGCGACCCCGATAACGACCCCAATCTTATGCCTACCCGCTTTATGCTGCTCTATGGTATGGATGACAACAAAATAAAGGAGATGGATGATCACCCTGATAGCTTTGAGGGCGAAGAGCATAAAATCAACGTTAAAAACCTGAGGCGTGGACTAAAACTTCTTGGCTACGATATAGATGATGAAAATGGGCCCTTTGATGACAAGGTATGGGTGGCGCTTGTGCAGCATTTGGCCTCCCTACCGTTTCAGAAGAAGTTTGAGAATGTGCATACGGTTACAGAAGGTGATGACCTTGGAAGCATTGCAAAAGATTACGGCATAATTTCCTGGAAGTATCTTTATGAAATCAATAAAGAGGTAATCGGAGATAACCCCGATCTGCTCTCTGTTGGTACGGAGCTTCAAATCCCGCAGTGGGATGATACTCAGGGGGATGAGAAGATAAAAGCAAAGGGAGCCAAGCTGCATCACTATGTGAATGGATTGCGGTATCAGTATGTGTGGGTGCCGTTTAGTGTGAGTTTGTGTAATGGAAGTAGTGTTATTTACGAAGAGGTAAAGCCTCCGGAACAACATACAGGAATGTCAGAGGATAATAATGAGGATAATCATTATGTAGATACAGAGATGGAAAACGGAGAAAGTACAGCTTTGCATACAAATGAACCACTTCACATTCCTGAGAATACAGAATATCTGATTAAAATGTTGAAAACCAATGAAGTTGTATGCACTGGAATACTAAATAGCGCTACAGAAATAGCAACGCTACTACCACATACCTGTGATTTTCGTATAGGTGTTCATGGGATACCTTTAATGCTTGGTAATCAACTTCACGTACATCCAGATGATTTAACTGAGAATTCAGAAGGTTAG